GCAAACCGGAATGAACCGTTCTTCGACCAGTCCTTCAACATGCAGTCCCGGCCAGCGCCCCGCCCCGTGCCGAATTTCCATATCAACCAGATCGCGGTTAAAATCGGTCGGCTCATTTGACCCGTCAAGACGAATATCAATATCGGGATTTGCATCCAGAAAACGCGGTAAACGCGGCAATAACCACTTGGTCGAAACCGTTGGTGTCGCCCGAATGGTCAGCAGGGCCGAATTGCTGTTGCCCTGTATCAAGTCGGTTGCCTTGATAATATCTTCGACATGCTGCGAAATCAGATCGAAATATCTTTCACCGGCCTCGGTCAATTTAATCTTGCGACCAACTCGCACAAACAGGGATGTACCAATCTGGGTTTCCAAGGCGCGCAATTGCTGGCTTACAGCCGAAGACGTCACGTTTAACTGTTCCGCTGCGGCCGCAACGGAATTTAACGTCGCAACATGATAAAACACGGCAATTGATCGAAACGGTGCCATTGCCACCCCTCCCCCTCCCTAAGCTGCAAATATGTCCGTCGCGTTTTTATAACGATTGGTTGGTAATGCTTATGCC
The DNA window shown above is from Thalassospira sp. TSL5-1 and carries:
- a CDS encoding LysR substrate-binding domain-containing protein, with product MAPFRSIAVFYHVATLNSVAAAAEQLNVTSSAVSQQLRALETQIGTSLFVRVGRKIKLTEAGERYFDLISQHVEDIIKATDLIQGNSNSALLTIRATPTVSTKWLLPRLPRFLDANPDIDIRLDGSNEPTDFNRDLVDMEIRHGAGRWPGLHVEGLVEERFIPVCAPSLLSGNNLVAKDLLHHRLIHSVKAQIQWKTWFAEQGLDHDASSKRLYFDRSHMAVDAAVLGMGMALESTLMMEQELRAGQLLPAIENAPNMPITTQWIVCPYSHLRRSRVKRFIQWIKREAQIWFNQDRAIIG